A window of the Microbacterium sp. AZCO genome harbors these coding sequences:
- a CDS encoding vitamin K epoxide reductase family protein — MSSPQTRTRPTVMAVWLVIAGVIGWWAAFSLTLEKFHALTNPGEGASCDFSPLVQCSKNLGSWQGSAFGFPNPILGLTGWVAPIVVGMAILAGARFARWFWLAFWAGIAFAFGFVIWLISQSIFVLGTLCPWCMVTWAVTIPTFYVVTIHLFRAGILPVSARVRRGADRLMSWVPLMAVVSYAIIAVIAQVRLDVLGALF, encoded by the coding sequence ATGTCTTCGCCCCAGACCCGCACTCGCCCCACCGTCATGGCCGTCTGGCTCGTGATCGCGGGAGTGATCGGGTGGTGGGCGGCGTTCTCGCTCACCCTGGAGAAGTTCCACGCGCTGACGAACCCCGGCGAGGGCGCCTCGTGCGACTTCAGCCCGCTCGTGCAGTGCTCGAAGAACCTCGGCTCGTGGCAGGGCAGCGCGTTCGGCTTCCCCAACCCGATCCTGGGGCTCACCGGCTGGGTGGCGCCGATCGTCGTCGGGATGGCGATCCTCGCCGGCGCGCGATTCGCCCGCTGGTTCTGGCTCGCCTTCTGGGCCGGCATCGCCTTCGCATTCGGGTTCGTCATCTGGCTCATCAGCCAGAGCATCTTCGTGCTCGGCACCCTGTGCCCGTGGTGCATGGTCACCTGGGCGGTGACGATCCCGACGTTCTACGTCGTGACGATCCACCTCTTCCGGGCCGGCATCCTGCCCGTCTCCGCCCGTGTGCGGCGCGGCGCCGACAGGCTCATGAGCTGGGTGCCGCTCATGGCGGTCGTGAGCTACGCCATCATCGCGGTCATCGCTCAGGTGCGGCTCGACGTGCTCGGAGCCCTCTTCTAG
- the rplU gene encoding 50S ribosomal protein L21, translating to MVYAVVRAGGRQEKVSVGTVVVLDRQAAKVGDKIELPAVLLVDGDAVTTDADKLSKVVVTAEVLGEERGPKIVIQKFKNKTGYKKRQGHRQDLTRVKVTGIK from the coding sequence GTGGTTTACGCAGTTGTGCGCGCCGGCGGCCGTCAGGAGAAGGTCTCGGTCGGAACGGTCGTCGTCCTCGACCGTCAGGCGGCGAAGGTCGGCGACAAGATCGAGCTCCCCGCGGTGCTGCTCGTCGACGGCGACGCCGTCACGACCGACGCCGACAAGCTCTCGAAGGTCGTCGTCACCGCCGAGGTCCTCGGCGAGGAGCGCGGCCCGAAGATCGTGATCCAGAAGTTCAAGAACAAGACCGGCTACAAGAAGCGCCAGGGCCACCGTCAGGACCTCACGCGCGTCAAGGTCACCGGCATCAAGTAA
- a CDS encoding folylpolyglutamate synthase/dihydrofolate synthase family protein produces MNDRNRADAVYAALLERQGERWVQPRVERTRRVLELLDDPQRTYRVVHVTGTNGKTSTSRMIESLVRAHGLRTGLFTSPHLERFTERIMIDGEPIDDGAIADAWDEVEPFIGLVDAELEAAGDAPLTFFELLTVLAFVAFADAPVDVAVIEVGMGGSWDSTNTADGDVAVIAPIDLDHADRLGETIAEIATVKAGIIKDGAAVVSARQDASAEAVLRAAAAAKSATIAFEGQDFALAKDSLAVGGQAITVRGLAGVYEDEYLPLYGGHQGFNAALAIAAVESLIGGGAQPIAGDVLAEGLGQSTSPGRLQLVGVSPTVLVDAAHNPHGARALVEALRESFDFDEWGVVLGILADKDAAGIVAALAPIAAHVFATAPTSDRANDADRIADLAELAELPVTVHSDVADAADAAREWAAGADRRAVVIAGSVVLAGEALALAAAEDWKSGWQE; encoded by the coding sequence GTGAACGACCGCAACCGAGCGGATGCCGTCTACGCGGCCCTCCTCGAGCGTCAAGGTGAGCGGTGGGTGCAGCCGCGGGTCGAGCGCACGCGTCGCGTGCTCGAGCTGCTCGACGACCCGCAGCGCACCTACCGCGTCGTGCACGTCACTGGCACTAACGGCAAGACCTCGACGAGCCGCATGATCGAGAGCCTCGTCCGCGCGCATGGGCTGCGGACCGGACTCTTCACGAGCCCGCACCTCGAGCGCTTCACGGAGCGCATCATGATCGACGGGGAGCCCATCGACGACGGCGCGATCGCCGACGCGTGGGACGAGGTCGAGCCGTTCATCGGCCTCGTCGACGCCGAGCTCGAGGCGGCCGGCGACGCACCCCTGACGTTCTTCGAGCTGCTGACGGTGCTCGCATTCGTCGCGTTCGCCGACGCGCCGGTCGACGTCGCGGTCATCGAGGTCGGGATGGGCGGCTCGTGGGACTCCACGAACACGGCCGACGGCGACGTCGCGGTCATCGCCCCGATCGACCTCGACCACGCCGACCGTCTCGGCGAGACGATCGCCGAGATCGCGACGGTGAAGGCGGGGATCATCAAGGACGGCGCGGCCGTCGTGTCTGCGCGACAGGATGCCTCGGCCGAGGCCGTCCTGCGCGCCGCAGCCGCAGCGAAGAGCGCGACGATCGCGTTCGAGGGGCAGGACTTCGCCCTCGCCAAGGACAGCCTCGCCGTCGGCGGACAGGCGATCACGGTCCGGGGCCTCGCGGGCGTCTACGAGGACGAGTACCTGCCGCTCTACGGCGGCCACCAGGGCTTCAACGCGGCACTCGCGATCGCGGCGGTCGAGTCGCTCATCGGCGGAGGCGCACAGCCCATCGCGGGCGACGTGCTCGCCGAGGGGCTCGGTCAGTCCACGTCGCCGGGACGCCTGCAGCTCGTGGGCGTGAGCCCGACGGTCCTCGTCGACGCGGCGCACAACCCGCACGGCGCGCGGGCGCTCGTCGAGGCGCTGCGCGAATCGTTCGACTTCGACGAGTGGGGCGTCGTGCTCGGCATCCTCGCGGACAAGGATGCTGCGGGGATCGTCGCCGCGCTCGCGCCGATCGCCGCGCACGTGTTCGCGACCGCGCCCACCTCCGACCGCGCCAATGACGCCGACCGGATCGCCGACCTCGCCGAGCTCGCCGAGCTGCCTGTCACGGTGCACTCCGACGTCGCCGACGCGGCGGACGCCGCGCGCGAGTGGGCCGCCGGTGCCGATCGGCGCGCCGTCGTCATCGCGGGCTCGGTCGTGCTCGCCGGCGAGGCGCTCGCCCTCGCGGCGGCGGAGGACTGGAAGTCGGGGTGGCAGGAGTGA
- a CDS encoding DUF4031 domain-containing protein: MAILIDDPRWPAHGRLWAHLVSDDNLDELHAFAEANGIPRRGFDRDHYDVPDEAHARLVAAGARHVDGHTLVRSLIASGLRVTMRERRGR; encoded by the coding sequence GTGGCGATCCTCATCGACGATCCGCGCTGGCCCGCCCACGGGCGGCTGTGGGCGCACCTCGTCTCCGACGACAACCTCGACGAGCTGCACGCCTTCGCCGAGGCGAACGGCATTCCCCGCCGCGGCTTCGACCGCGACCACTACGACGTCCCCGACGAGGCGCACGCGCGCCTCGTCGCAGCCGGCGCGCGCCACGTCGACGGCCACACGCTCGTGCGCTCCCTCATCGCCTCGGGACTCCGAGTGACGATGCGGGAGCGCCGCGGGCGCTAG
- the ndk gene encoding nucleoside-diphosphate kinase, protein MATEETLVLVKPDGVARGLTGAILARIEAKGYSLVDIRLVEPDRETLEKHYAEHEGKPFYEPLLEFMLSGPSVAIRLAGNRVIEGFRSLAGTTDPTTAAPGTIRGDLGRDWGLKVQQNLVHGSDSPESAARELAIWF, encoded by the coding sequence ATGGCCACCGAAGAAACACTCGTCCTCGTCAAGCCCGACGGCGTCGCCCGGGGGCTCACGGGAGCGATCCTCGCTCGCATCGAGGCGAAGGGCTACTCGCTCGTCGACATCCGCCTCGTCGAGCCCGACCGCGAGACCCTCGAGAAGCACTACGCCGAGCACGAGGGCAAGCCCTTCTACGAGCCGCTGCTCGAGTTCATGCTCTCGGGTCCCTCCGTCGCGATCCGCCTCGCCGGCAATCGCGTCATCGAGGGCTTCCGATCGCTCGCCGGCACGACCGACCCGACGACCGCGGCGCCCGGAACGATCCGCGGCGACCTGGGCCGCGACTGGGGCCTCAAGGTGCAGCAGAACCTCGTGCACGGCTCGGACTCGCCCGAGTCGGCCGCGCGCGAGCTCGCAATCTGGTTCTGA
- a CDS encoding DUF4233 domain-containing protein — protein sequence MTSGSEAPRRARRARGAAEALGSIVLVFESIVVFLGGLAVFGLKALPDGIEPWWGVVAGTVLAVLMLLTAGLLRHRWAIVVGWVLQILLLLGAFLLPALAIVGLIFGGMWAYATIKGASLDRRNARLAAEAENLNGD from the coding sequence GTGACGAGCGGCTCCGAGGCGCCGCGCCGCGCGCGCCGCGCCAGGGGAGCGGCCGAGGCGCTCGGCTCGATCGTGCTCGTGTTCGAGTCGATCGTCGTCTTCCTCGGCGGCCTGGCCGTGTTCGGGCTGAAGGCGCTGCCCGACGGCATCGAGCCCTGGTGGGGCGTCGTCGCGGGTACCGTCCTCGCCGTCCTCATGCTCCTCACCGCGGGGCTCCTGCGTCACCGCTGGGCGATCGTCGTCGGCTGGGTGCTGCAGATCCTGCTGCTCCTCGGCGCCTTCCTGCTGCCGGCGCTCGCGATCGTCGGGCTGATTTTCGGCGGCATGTGGGCGTATGCCACCATCAAGGGGGCGTCGCTCGACCGGCGCAACGCCCGTTTGGCCGCCGAGGCCGAGAACTTGAACGGAGACTGA
- the ileS gene encoding isoleucine--tRNA ligase, which yields MAYPRPSAFGPAADAVTPSPRFPDIERDTLAFWAEDDTFRASIANRDGAEEWVFYDGPPFANGLPHYGHLLTGYAKDLFPRFQTMRGKKVDRVFGWDTHGLPAELEAMKQLGITEKDEIEAMGVATFNAKARESVLEYTREWEDYVTRQARWVDFERGYKTLDTNYMESVLWAFKTLHDKGLAYEGYRVLPYCWRDETPLSSHELRMDDDVYKMRQDPSVTVTFPLTGAKAEALGLTAVRALAWTTTPWTLPTNLALAVGPDIRYVVVPGGPNGAADIHPGDDPVEATAHRYLLAEELLAGYAKDLGYESAEAAREAVVQTVVGSELEDVHYDRLFDYYADAATWGTQNAWRILVDDYVTTADGTGIVHQAPAYGEDDQRVTEAAGIPLIMSLDDGGKFLPQVTDVAGELWMDANRPLIRLLRQEARLLREASYEHSYPHCWRCRNPLIYKAVSSWFVRVTDFKDRMLAGNEQITWVPENVKHGQFGKWLEGARDWSISRNRYWGSPIPVWKSDNPEFPRVDVYGSLAELERDFGRLPRNAAGDVDLHRPYIDDLTRPNPDDPSGQSTMRRIEDVLDVWFDSASMPYAQVHYPFENHDWFDAHSPADFIVEYIGQTRGWFYVMHVLSTALFDRPAFTGVSCHGIVLGSDGQKMSKSLRNYPDVSEVFDRDGSDAMRWFLMSSSVLRGGNLVVTEEGIRAGVREFLLPLWNAWYFFATYSNASTGSAGAASKGADGRGYEASWRTDSTDVLDRYILALTGDLVRDVAADLEVLDSTMAAAKLRDFGEALTNWYIRRSRDRFWLGVTEDPRSTEAFDTLYTVLETLSRVAAPLIPLVSERVWQGLTGGRSVHLEDWPDADAFPAADDIRSAMDSVREVSSVANALRKKEGKRVRLPLPRLTVVLPDASSLAQFDDILRDELNVKSVETVELDDDVAERYGITRRLSVNARAAGPRLGKQVQHVIAGAKAGVWEEVDGTVVVDGIALQEGEYELALEAGGVGEGTAIALLANGGFVLLDTATTPELEAEGLARDVIRAVQDTRKAAGFDVSDRIDLRLAFDDAEDAQAVAHAFDIADVAGETLAVDYSVVGPDGHILRSDGAVLAAAAAPTSDLVRTHGPGEFANRGGFQVAVTKVAASTSDVGANAVSDGSVVR from the coding sequence ATGGCCTATCCCCGCCCCTCCGCTTTCGGACCTGCCGCCGATGCGGTCACTCCGAGCCCGCGCTTCCCCGACATCGAGCGCGACACCCTCGCGTTCTGGGCGGAGGACGACACCTTCCGGGCATCCATCGCGAACCGCGACGGCGCCGAGGAGTGGGTCTTCTACGACGGCCCGCCGTTCGCCAACGGCCTGCCGCACTACGGTCACCTCCTGACCGGCTACGCCAAGGACCTCTTCCCGCGCTTCCAGACGATGCGCGGCAAGAAGGTGGACCGCGTGTTCGGGTGGGACACCCACGGGCTTCCCGCGGAGCTCGAGGCGATGAAGCAGCTCGGCATCACCGAGAAGGACGAGATCGAGGCGATGGGCGTCGCGACCTTCAACGCGAAGGCTCGCGAGTCGGTGCTCGAGTACACGCGCGAGTGGGAGGACTACGTCACCCGCCAGGCGCGCTGGGTCGACTTCGAGCGCGGGTACAAGACGCTCGACACCAACTACATGGAGTCGGTTCTCTGGGCGTTCAAGACGCTGCACGACAAGGGCCTCGCGTACGAGGGCTACCGCGTCCTGCCGTACTGCTGGCGCGACGAGACGCCGCTGTCGAGCCACGAGCTGCGCATGGACGACGACGTGTACAAGATGCGCCAGGACCCGTCGGTCACCGTGACCTTCCCGCTCACCGGCGCCAAGGCCGAGGCGCTCGGCCTCACCGCCGTGCGGGCGCTCGCGTGGACGACGACCCCGTGGACCCTTCCGACGAATCTCGCGCTCGCCGTCGGTCCCGACATCCGGTACGTCGTCGTCCCGGGCGGTCCGAACGGCGCCGCCGACATCCACCCCGGCGACGACCCCGTCGAGGCGACGGCGCACCGCTATCTCCTCGCCGAGGAGCTGCTCGCGGGCTACGCGAAGGATCTCGGTTACGAGTCGGCCGAGGCGGCGCGCGAAGCCGTCGTGCAGACCGTCGTCGGGAGCGAGCTCGAGGACGTCCACTACGACCGACTCTTCGACTACTACGCGGATGCCGCGACCTGGGGCACCCAGAACGCCTGGCGGATCCTGGTCGACGACTACGTCACGACCGCCGACGGCACGGGCATCGTCCACCAGGCCCCCGCGTACGGCGAGGACGACCAGCGGGTGACCGAGGCGGCCGGCATCCCGCTCATCATGAGCCTCGACGACGGCGGGAAGTTCCTGCCGCAGGTGACGGACGTCGCCGGCGAGCTGTGGATGGATGCGAACCGTCCGCTCATCCGGCTGCTCCGCCAGGAGGCTCGCCTCCTGCGGGAGGCGAGCTACGAGCACTCGTACCCGCACTGCTGGCGCTGCCGGAACCCCCTCATCTACAAGGCGGTCTCGAGCTGGTTCGTGCGCGTCACGGACTTCAAGGACCGCATGCTCGCCGGCAACGAGCAGATCACGTGGGTGCCTGAGAACGTCAAGCACGGGCAGTTCGGCAAGTGGCTCGAGGGCGCGCGGGACTGGTCGATCAGCCGCAACCGGTACTGGGGCTCGCCCATCCCGGTCTGGAAGAGCGACAACCCGGAGTTCCCGCGAGTGGACGTGTACGGCTCGCTCGCCGAGCTCGAGCGCGATTTCGGGCGACTGCCGCGCAATGCGGCGGGCGACGTCGATCTGCACCGTCCGTACATCGACGACCTGACCCGCCCGAACCCCGACGACCCCTCGGGTCAGTCGACCATGCGCCGCATCGAGGACGTCCTCGACGTCTGGTTCGACTCCGCGTCGATGCCCTACGCCCAGGTGCACTACCCGTTCGAGAACCATGACTGGTTCGACGCGCACTCGCCGGCCGACTTCATCGTGGAGTACATCGGCCAGACGCGCGGCTGGTTCTACGTCATGCACGTGCTGTCGACGGCGCTCTTCGACCGCCCGGCGTTCACGGGCGTCTCGTGTCACGGCATCGTGCTCGGCAGCGACGGCCAGAAGATGTCGAAGTCGCTGCGCAACTACCCGGACGTCAGCGAGGTCTTCGACCGCGACGGCTCCGATGCCATGCGCTGGTTCCTCATGTCGTCGAGCGTCCTGCGGGGCGGCAACCTCGTCGTCACCGAGGAGGGCATCCGCGCCGGCGTGCGCGAGTTCCTGCTGCCGCTGTGGAACGCGTGGTACTTCTTCGCCACTTATTCCAACGCTTCGACAGGCTCAGCGGGGGCCGCGTCCAAGGGGGCGGACGGCCGCGGGTACGAGGCATCCTGGCGCACCGACTCCACCGACGTGCTCGACCGCTACATCCTCGCGCTCACGGGCGACCTCGTCCGCGACGTCGCCGCAGACCTCGAGGTGCTCGACTCGACGATGGCCGCGGCCAAGCTCCGCGACTTCGGCGAGGCCCTCACGAACTGGTACATCCGCCGTTCGCGCGACCGGTTCTGGCTCGGGGTGACCGAGGACCCGCGTTCCACGGAGGCCTTCGACACGCTCTACACGGTGCTCGAGACGCTCAGCCGCGTCGCGGCGCCGCTCATCCCGCTCGTGTCCGAGCGCGTCTGGCAGGGCCTGACGGGCGGGCGGAGCGTCCATCTCGAGGACTGGCCCGACGCCGACGCATTCCCCGCGGCGGACGACATCCGCTCCGCGATGGACTCCGTGCGCGAGGTCTCCAGCGTGGCCAACGCGCTGCGCAAGAAGGAGGGGAAGCGCGTGCGCCTTCCGCTTCCGCGCCTGACGGTCGTGCTTCCGGATGCCTCCTCCCTCGCGCAGTTCGACGACATCCTGCGCGACGAGCTCAACGTCAAGAGCGTCGAGACGGTCGAGCTCGACGACGATGTGGCGGAGCGCTACGGCATCACACGGCGCCTCAGCGTCAACGCGCGCGCCGCGGGACCTCGCCTCGGCAAGCAGGTGCAGCACGTCATCGCCGGCGCGAAGGCCGGTGTGTGGGAAGAGGTCGACGGCACGGTCGTCGTGGACGGCATCGCGCTGCAGGAGGGCGAGTACGAGCTCGCCCTCGAAGCAGGCGGAGTCGGCGAGGGGACGGCGATCGCGCTTCTCGCGAACGGCGGCTTCGTGCTGCTCGACACGGCGACGACTCCCGAGCTCGAGGCCGAGGGGCTGGCGCGCGACGTCATCCGCGCCGTCCAGGACACCCGCAAGGCGGCCGGCTTCGACGTGAGCGACCGCATCGATCTGCGCCTCGCGTTCGACGACGCCGAGGACGCGCAGGCGGTCGCGCACGCGTTCGACATCGCGGACGTCGCCGGTGAGACGCTCGCGGTGGACTACTCGGTCGTCGGGCCGGACGGGCACATCCTGCGCTCCGACGGCGCGGTGCTGGCCGCCGCGGCGGCACCGACGAGCGACCTCGTCCGCACGCACGGGCCGGGAGAGTTCGCCAACCGCGGCGGCTTCCAGGTCGCGGTGACGAAGGTCGCGGCATCCACCAGCGATGTCGGCGCGAATGCCGTGAGCGACGGGAGCGTGGTCCGGTGA
- the rpmA gene encoding 50S ribosomal protein L27: MAHKKGASSTRNGRDSNAQRLGVKRFGGQVVNAGEIIVRQRGTHFHPGANVGRGGDDTLFALSAGAVEFGNKGGRKVVNIVAAAE; the protein is encoded by the coding sequence ATGGCACACAAAAAGGGCGCAAGCTCCACCCGCAACGGTCGTGACTCCAACGCACAGCGCCTCGGCGTGAAGCGCTTCGGCGGCCAGGTCGTCAACGCCGGCGAGATCATCGTCCGCCAGCGCGGCACGCACTTCCACCCCGGCGCCAACGTCGGTCGCGGTGGCGACGACACGCTGTTCGCGCTGTCGGCCGGTGCTGTCGAGTTCGGCAACAAGGGCGGCCGCAAGGTCGTCAACATCGTCGCCGCCGCCGAGTAA
- a CDS encoding Rne/Rng family ribonuclease yields MADENNAPFDPQPETDAPLTPAEPAREELEAVIESVEVVEVEGGDVPPTEPETAEPASAPEPESGAESSAGPDAAAEAEAPSEGDAQTEPEIPAEPETPTESETPSESETGADPETPTAPEASPEPETPTEPDTPAEPQKPAEPDPVTAVTLGLLPEEFVSAVSTQLHFYAPEITFLPPRPGQQLDRGQSDDASASSSSRRRRRGRGADGRDEASDSGADSAPEQPRQPQHQRQRAVELITEPQRIKGSTRLEAKKQRRRDGREAGRRRAVVTEAEFLARREAVDRVMIVRSKNGRIQIAVLEDNVLVEHYVARNQDASLIGNVYLGRVQNVLPSMEAAFVDIGRGRNAVLYSGEVDWDAVETGNQPRRIELALKTGDRVLVQVTKDPVGHKGARLTSQISLPGRYLVYVPGGAMNGISRKLPDTERARLKRILKEVLPESSGVIVRTAAEGATEEQLTRDVQRLTNQWEHISKQVETIQAPALLHSEPDLLVKIVRDVFNEDFSKMLIQGEDAHSTIAGYLEAVAPDLLERVERFESDGDPFDDFRITEQIEKALDRKVWLPSGGSLVIDRTEAMTVVDVNTGKFVGSGGNLEETVTKNNLEAAEEIVRQLRLRDIGGIIVVDFIDMVLESNRDLVLRRLVECLSRDRTKHQVAEVTSLGLVQMTRKKLGLGLLETFSEACDVCAGRGVIVHHDPVVKHRTPSASPPNARRPRAGAAPSAGSNGTHVITEGVKSALAQIAASTIHHHDEAALHGDAVDAPVVELPVEPVERPKKPRKKRGDSKPKTEKDILLDSVLNALPEPKAPGQGRSRRRVTTAALTGTPVPHLPTGE; encoded by the coding sequence ATGGCAGATGAGAACAACGCACCCTTCGATCCCCAGCCCGAGACAGATGCACCGCTGACGCCGGCGGAGCCCGCCCGCGAAGAGCTGGAAGCGGTCATCGAGTCGGTCGAGGTCGTCGAGGTGGAGGGCGGCGACGTGCCGCCGACCGAGCCGGAGACGGCCGAGCCTGCATCGGCTCCTGAGCCTGAGTCGGGCGCGGAGAGCAGCGCGGGGCCGGATGCCGCGGCGGAGGCCGAGGCGCCCTCGGAGGGCGACGCGCAGACCGAGCCGGAGATTCCGGCCGAGCCGGAGACCCCGACCGAGTCGGAGACGCCGTCCGAGTCTGAGACCGGGGCCGACCCCGAGACTCCGACCGCCCCGGAGGCGTCCCCTGAGCCGGAGACTCCGACCGAGCCGGACACCCCCGCCGAGCCCCAGAAGCCCGCCGAGCCCGACCCCGTGACGGCCGTCACCCTCGGTCTCCTTCCCGAGGAATTCGTGTCGGCGGTCTCGACGCAGCTGCACTTCTACGCGCCGGAGATCACCTTCCTGCCCCCGCGCCCAGGTCAGCAGCTCGACCGCGGGCAGTCCGACGACGCGTCGGCGTCGTCGAGCTCGCGCCGCCGTCGCCGTGGTCGCGGGGCGGACGGCCGAGACGAGGCATCCGACTCCGGCGCCGACTCGGCTCCCGAGCAGCCCCGGCAGCCGCAGCACCAGCGGCAGCGCGCCGTCGAGCTCATCACGGAGCCGCAGCGCATCAAGGGGTCCACGCGCCTCGAGGCCAAGAAGCAGCGCCGTCGCGACGGTCGTGAGGCGGGTCGCCGCCGTGCCGTCGTCACCGAGGCCGAGTTCCTCGCGCGCCGCGAGGCCGTCGACCGCGTGATGATCGTGCGCTCGAAGAACGGGCGCATCCAGATCGCGGTGCTCGAGGACAACGTGCTCGTCGAGCACTACGTGGCGCGCAACCAGGACGCGTCGCTCATCGGCAACGTCTACCTCGGGCGGGTCCAGAACGTGCTCCCGAGCATGGAGGCCGCCTTCGTCGACATCGGCCGGGGCCGCAACGCCGTGCTGTACTCCGGCGAGGTCGACTGGGACGCCGTCGAGACCGGCAACCAGCCCCGTCGCATCGAGCTCGCGCTCAAGACCGGCGACCGCGTTCTCGTGCAGGTCACGAAGGACCCGGTGGGCCATAAGGGCGCGCGCCTCACGAGCCAGATCTCGCTGCCCGGCCGCTACCTCGTGTACGTCCCCGGCGGAGCGATGAACGGCATCTCGCGCAAGCTCCCCGACACCGAGCGCGCGCGCCTCAAGCGCATTCTCAAGGAGGTGCTCCCCGAGTCGTCGGGCGTCATCGTGCGCACGGCCGCCGAGGGGGCGACCGAGGAGCAGCTCACCCGCGACGTGCAGCGCCTCACGAACCAGTGGGAGCACATCTCGAAGCAGGTCGAGACGATCCAGGCGCCGGCGCTGCTGCACTCGGAGCCCGACCTCCTCGTCAAGATCGTCCGCGACGTCTTCAACGAGGACTTCTCGAAGATGCTCATCCAGGGCGAGGACGCGCACAGCACGATCGCCGGCTACCTCGAGGCCGTCGCACCTGATCTCCTGGAGCGCGTCGAGCGCTTCGAGAGCGACGGCGACCCGTTCGACGACTTCCGCATCACGGAGCAGATCGAGAAGGCTCTCGATCGCAAGGTGTGGCTCCCCTCGGGCGGTTCGCTCGTCATCGACCGCACCGAGGCGATGACGGTCGTCGACGTCAACACCGGCAAGTTCGTCGGCTCGGGGGGCAACCTCGAAGAGACCGTCACGAAGAACAACCTCGAGGCCGCCGAGGAGATCGTCCGCCAGCTGCGGCTGCGCGACATCGGCGGCATCATCGTCGTCGACTTCATCGACATGGTGCTCGAGTCGAACCGCGACCTCGTGCTGCGACGGCTCGTCGAGTGCCTGAGCCGTGACCGCACCAAGCACCAGGTCGCCGAGGTCACCTCGCTCGGCCTCGTGCAGATGACGCGCAAGAAGCTCGGCCTCGGGCTCCTCGAGACCTTCAGCGAGGCCTGCGACGTCTGCGCCGGCCGCGGGGTGATCGTGCACCACGATCCCGTCGTGAAGCACCGCACGCCGTCCGCGAGCCCGCCGAACGCGCGTCGCCCGCGCGCGGGCGCGGCCCCGTCGGCCGGATCGAACGGCACGCACGTCATCACGGAGGGCGTGAAGTCGGCGCTCGCGCAGATCGCGGCATCCACGATCCACCATCACGACGAGGCGGCGCTCCACGGCGACGCCGTCGACGCGCCGGTCGTCGAGCTGCCCGTCGAGCCGGTCGAGCGCCCCAAGAAGCCCCGCAAGAAGCGCGGGGACTCGAAGCCCAAGACCGAGAAGGACATCCTCCTCGACTCGGTGCTCAACGCGCTGCCCGAGCCGAAGGCCCCGGGCCAGGGCCGGTCCCGTCGCCGGGTGACGACGGCGGCGCTCACGGGCACGCCCGTGCCGCACCTGCCGACGGGGGAGTGA